The following are encoded together in the Zonotrichia albicollis isolate bZonAlb1 chromosome 10, bZonAlb1.hap1, whole genome shotgun sequence genome:
- the NIFK gene encoding LOW QUALITY PROTEIN: MKI67 FHA domain-interacting nucleolar phosphoprotein (The sequence of the model RefSeq protein was modified relative to this genomic sequence to represent the inferred CDS: inserted 1 base in 1 codon), which produces MAAGEAMAAEVPASAAAVRAAPLLALEPRLQRQFQQKVQRARTKRTAKEELTPGVVFVGHLPRGLCEPQLREYFGQFGTVTRLRLSRSKKTGASKGYAFMEFESDDVAKIVADTMNNYLFSERLLKCQFVPPEKVHESLFQGCDRMFRQPSQPAVRRYNRVRSLLEKARMTQRLLRKERLLRKKLAEKGLDYDFPGFAAQALSKKRKKVKTSKKRNLNISLSSQDPTPVCTPAVLERRKAARMDDDTEDDEVTLRLPSASGKNAVQRPKKQPRXKAKPEETETDLKLLCM; this is translated from the exons ATGGCGGCAGGGGAGGCCATGGCGGCGGAGGTGCCCGCGTCGGCCGCGGCCGTGAGGGCGGCGCCGCTCCTGGCGCTGGAGCCGCGGCTGCAGCGCCAGTTCCAGCAGAAGGTGCAGCGGGCCCGCACTAAGCGGACGGCCAAG GAGGAGCTGACGCCCGGCGTGGTATTCGTGGGGCATCTCCCGCGGGGCCTGTGCGAGCCGCAGCTCCGCGAGTACTTCGGGCAGTTCGGCACGGTGACGCGGCTGCGGCTCTCCCGGAGCAAGAAG ACTGGAGCCAGCAAAGGCTATGCATTCATGGAGTTTGAGTCTGATGATGTGGCCAAGATTGTTGCAGACACAATGAACAACTACCTGTTCTCTGAGAGACTGCTGAAGT GTCAGTTCGTGCCTCCCGAGAAGGTGCACGAGAGCCTGTTCCAAGGCTGTGACAGGATGTTTCGGCAGCCCTCGCAGCCGGCCGTGCGGCGCTACAACCGCGTGCGCTCCCTGCTGGAGAAGGCCAGGATGACGCAGCGCCTGCTGAGGAAGGAGAGGCTCTTACGGAAGAAGCTGGCTGAGAAGGGGCTGGACTATGACTTCCCAGGATTT GCTGCACAGGCACTTtccaaaaagaggaaaaaagttaAAACATCCAAGAAACGAAATCTGAACATTTCTTTGAGCAGCCAG GATCCTACTCCAGTGTGTACTCCAGCAGTGCTCGAGCGCCGGAAAGCTGCTCGGATGGATGATGACACAGAGGATGATGAAGTAACACTCAGGCTTCCCTCTGCCAGCGGTAAGAATGCTGTGCAGAGACCAAAGAAGCAGCCAA CAAAGGCCAAGCCtgaagaaacagaaacagaCTTAAAATTGTTATGCATGTAG